The sequence ATAGAAAACTATATTTGTTATGATATATGGTTGTATTTGTAATAGAAAAGTATAtttgttcaataaaataatatattctataTTTACACCTCGATTAATTCCGTGGGACCCTAAAGTTAACGGGTAAGCCTTCAGTGACCTTGAGGGGACTCGAACTGGTTACCACTAGAGAGCAAACCCAAGACCGGACCAATTGAGTTACCCATCAAGGTTTTATAATTAGcaatttatatagaatattggCCAATTGTAGCTATAAAGGGAAATAATTAGAAAGAGAAATGCAATTTTTTGAAGATGAAACTGGAAGTAGATAACTTTATAGCTATATACTTTAACTAAAACATGCTATTGAATATTAAGGCAGAGGTCATTAACAAATAAGTTCTACGTGGTGACATCCATTATCACCGTGTAGAACTTATTGAGCCATTCTGGAAGAAAATCACTGGCATTTGTGCTGAGGGATTGAAGAAAGACCCAGCAACCAAATTTAagaacccattttttttatagtttataaAAGATCAACAGAATCCATCAATTCTGAAATGACTCAAATAGACTAGATCATAATAATTAACTGCATCTTAGAGTGAAAGCTAGTGCAGGTGCAACAGCATAAGGAGACACTGTTTCAGAGCAGAGCAGGGCacaaaaagttgttttatttttagtatagTTACAAATTCTCAAGCTAAACTTCTACGAGAGAGGTTGCAACCTTTTTCCACCCACCTGCAATAAACGAGGAGCTGCAAAAGACAACCCAAATCGAAACAGAAATTAGTCAGATGCATATAGCAAGAATTCAacacttaaaatccttcacatCGAGCAGCAAGGAAACATAAGAGAATCTCACTCAATTTTGTGATACATAATTGTCATATGACCGGTAAACAAACTCTGACAAGTAAACCATGTCCTGCTCATTTTTATGATTCTGCAAATGAGCCATCCAATATCTCAAATATGTTTTGCGCATAGAAATTCAAACGACCTAAGAATCATCAAACTACAAATAAAGGGCAATAAGCTGAAACCCTAGGTGATGTATGAAAGAATCAAGCTACAAACAAGGGACTGTAGAATTAATCTTGGCCATCGGGTCTATTTTACAACATAACCAATCAAagccaaaataagaaaattaacacCACCAGAAATTTCTCAAGTCAATGCCTTCAAATAATTCTGTAGGCTATCCTAGTGAATGATAACAAAAAGGAAACTAAATAACCATTGTGAATGAAAGAATAACCTAGTCATCTTTGAAGAAAGACAAATGCATTTAGGCCCACAGAGTTAAGGAAAAAACCACAAAACCAAACTAAAGGATATATGCTTTCTAATTTGTCAAAAGATCAACAGCATCTGTCAACAAACCAAAGACCAAACATGCCTATCAGTAATCCGACATTCTACATTTGATCTGCATGCACGAGCAGATCATCAAAAACTGATCAGTTTCATTCTTCCCACCCAAATGAATTGTTGaggttataaaaataataataatctgcCCGTGCTAACATCTCCTAAAATTTGAGCTGCTCATTTTGCATAGACAAGAATTTGCAATACACCAACTCAGAAACTTTctttttaagatataaaaaatattaatctcatATGTCAAAGGTTTGTTCTTAggtttcattcttattttgggAGCCAGGTGAGCTGGTTTTTATTTGTATCGGATATTTTGAAGTTTGGCTTCAACTAATAGACTTTGGGTTACTTCCACATTATAAATCACATTTTTAGCTACTACAAACATAACTCAAAGTTTGTTCATCTTAAGTCCAATACTAAAAGAAGCAACACAACAAATCCAATCTGCATAGAGTctaaccaaataaataaaatagctCCTAAGAATAAAAGATCAAGTCATTACCACAAAACAGTTTTAAAACACACTCAAGTACACTGTAAAGTATCAATGATATTAAGGTGGGGGGCAGATTCATTTTCTGTGGGGAGGTGGGGCTCTTGAGAGAAAACCTCATTTAGTAAGGTCGACGACAGTTTGTCtagataaaagaaaagggaGGTTGGGGGTGAAGAGCCTTGCTCTGCTCGATAAGGCTCTTCTTGGCAAATGGAGTTGGCACTTTGCAAATGAAAAAGAGGCTTTTTGGAACCAAGTAATAAGGGGcaaatatggggaggaacgtGGTGGGTGGTGTTCGCGGGAGTTAGAGAGGGGTATGGTGTAGGCctgtggaaagcaattaggaagtTTGGGCACCTTGTTCGCTCTAGAATTTCTTTTGTGGTGGGAAATGGCCAGAGATGTGTTTTTGGTGGAACTACACCTTTGTGCAAATCTTTTCCCTCCTTATTTGCATTAGCTACTTCAAAGAGGCTTAATTcctattttctaattaaataaaaaccacTTCGAAGGCAAAAACATCTGCACCCTTATGGCTCTGGCTGTTCATAGAAATGAAATTCTGTATTGCTCTTTCAAGAAGATGAAGGCGTCGTTCTTCTCTTTGTACCCAGATTTTACTTTACAGTTCCAAATTTAACTGAATCCTTTCGCAACACATAAGCAGTAAACACGGGCAAATGCATATACACATACAAGGATCACGTAACAGCTTTGTCAACAACACAGTACAACATTAATACTCACCAAAGTATAGAAATGCAGTGCACAAAATAAACACAGTACCTCAAATTCTAAGCGGTTTGGGCGGGAATCATCCCGGTCTTCCTCGCATACGCGAAAATCCCACCGGCCTCAATTACCGGTCCGACATCCCCAACTGGATTCAATTTATACTCCTTTCCTGTGGTATGGTTGATCAACTTGCTCTCTCCAAGCTCAATGGTGACAACATCTCCAGTACGGCACTCCTCGCAAATCCTAACCTCCGTTTCCAAAGGATAAACCTCGCCAGTGGACACAGAGTTCCGGAAGAAGATCCGCGCGTACGACTCAGCCACTACGGCTCTGGCGCCCGCGGCGCCCAACGCCACTGGCGCGTGCTCGCGGGAGGAGCCGCATCCGAAGTTTTGGCCGGCGATGACGATGGTGTACTTGGTTTTCAACTCGCCGGCTTCAATGAAGCGGGTTTCATAGGACGAGGGAAGGCCGATGAAGGCGTAAGAGCCGAGCTTTTGGTACTCGTCGGGGTTAGACGGGACGAGGGTGAGGTACTCAGCGGGGATGATTTGGTCCGTATCAATGTTGTCGTGGACGACGTAGCAGAGGCCGTGAAATGAGGTGGAGCTGGCGGTAACAGTGGTGGACCGACGAGTGGAGGCGGCGGTAGTGGCGGTAGTGAAGGGGATAGTCGTGAGAGATTTGAAGGGGAATTTACGAGAGATTGCGGTGGAGAATCGGAGACATGAGTGAGGAGAGAGAGAAGCGTGGGGCTTGTGCGAAGACGTGAGGTTAGGGTTTCCAGAAAGGGCTGCCGAAGCTGTTGAAGCCGCCATGGATGTGAGCTTGACGAACACGGAAGGGTTAGAAATCAGGGTTGTAGACCTCTTACATAAGATCCTGCCACATTGAAATGGATGACATAACCCTAAATTTGTAAATAGAACTTTCATCCTTtctaacctttttttcttttttttttttttataaataataaaaatattaaaaataaattattttcatgttaaataaaatattaaatttataaatttaaagattgttttatttcttttaatcaattaattcaataaaaaaatgatttgcaAATGGTATAATGAGAATGGTAGTGACAATCACATTTGCAAATGGTATAATGAAAATGGTTTTCAGATGAAGCTTTGAAGGAGATATGGTCTTTGAGGAAAAAGCCATAGCTAGCAGAATACTTCCTTTTTGCTCCTTTAGGTCACATTTGTTGAAGATGCGATTAACACCTCTCTTAAGCTTGTGGATGACTCGTTCAAATGATGATGATGttaaatgtcataaaaaatgttgatctaTCATCGTTAGACACCAATTAATTATAAGAAGAGATTGTGAAAACTCGATTTAagaattggtatcaaagccaagaTCATGGGTTCAAGTTAAAAAATTGTCATGTTGGGAGAGGAGATTCTAGAGTTACCTTTTCGACAGCAATCCTTAGTAAGATATAGAATTTGTAACATTTACTATCTTGGCATAAGTTAGAAATTTAATATAGGAATCACCGAATGTTCTTCATTCTTGTTTTTTGCCTTTAAATCAGCATATAAAGTCACATCTCACTTTATCcaatatcataattttctctCAATTCTTCCATCATACATTCCAATCTTATTTCAAATCCCCTCTTAGCcttacgtttttttttttggctatctATGTAGAAGTTGGATTTGAATTTCTTAAGATTCTAACTCATTTGTACTTATTTGACAATATCTTGATCATGTAATTCACCATGTCAGTAATAAGAGAAGTGTGATTTCGCAAATGATAACTCTCAATTGCACACAAAACAATCATCCTCGTTTTCTTATTCTCTAGTCTCTTTATTTCAAAACCCTCTTGTATTACATAACCCCCTATATAACTCTAATTTCCATCCACGTTTCCAACAATCAcccttgttttctcattctctcttctcTTTATTTCAAAACCCTTTTGTATCACATAACCCCTTATATAACTCCACTTTCATCCACAATTCCAAATAGTTAACCTTCACTTAATCATATCTTACTCCCTTCCTTAGCATTGTATGTCTCCCTGTTAACATCCCTATTTATGTAATACCTAACATATTTACTTCCTAAAGAAAACCCACATTGAACCCAAACATATCATTGGATTCATGCTTTGAAATGAGATAATTACTCTGAAACCTATTTTCTCAACTATCACAATCAATAGACTAATTGTTGGATGAATTTTCATCTACATAACTCAGTATTTACTATTCATCATGATCATTATCATAAGTTATATCGATTTCTTTATCCTTTCCATCACCATAAGCCACATTATAATCCTCATCCTTACATTTTACATCATCTACTAAATCATGGTTGTCTTTCTTTTCATCC is a genomic window of Vitis riparia cultivar Riparia Gloire de Montpellier isolate 1030 chromosome 1, EGFV_Vit.rip_1.0, whole genome shotgun sequence containing:
- the LOC117923141 gene encoding 3-isopropylmalate dehydratase small subunit 1-like, translating into MAASTASAALSGNPNLTSSHKPHASLSPHSCLRFSTAISRKFPFKSLTTIPFTTATTAASTRRSTTVTASSTSFHGLCYVVHDNIDTDQIIPAEYLTLVPSNPDEYQKLGSYAFIGLPSSYETRFIEAGELKTKYTIVIAGQNFGCGSSREHAPVALGAAGARAVVAESYARIFFRNSVSTGEVYPLETEVRICEECRTGDVVTIELGESKLINHTTGKEYKLNPVGDVGPVIEAGGIFAYARKTGMIPAQTA